The Halomonas binhaiensis nucleotide sequence GAAGGTGACTAGTGTCGTGGGTGGCATGGACTACCAGAAGCAACGTGATGGGCTAAATGGCCCGGTTGATATTCTGGTGGCCACGCCAGGCCGCCTGCTTGATTTCCATCAGAAGCGTGATATCGATCTCAGCCAGGTCGAAGTCCTGGTTCTGGATGAGGCCGACCGCATGCTGTCGATGGGCTTCATCCCGGACGTCAAGCGCATCATTCGTTATACGCCCAAGCCTCAGGAGCGACAGACCTTCCTGTTCTCCGCGACGTTTACCGAAGATATCCTCAACCTGGCCAGCCAGTGGACCCATGAACCGGCCCACGTGGAAATCGCCGTGTCTGTCGAAAACGCTGCCGATATTGATCAGCGTGTCTATATGGTCGGTGATGCTGACAAGCAGCGCTTGCTGGTTAAATTGCTGCAGCAGGAAGACTTCGAGCGCGTGATGGTGTTCGGCAATCGTCGCGATCTGGTGCGCAACCTGCTTGATCTGCTCAAGAAAGCCGATATCAATGTTGCCATGCTGTCTGGCGATGTTGCTCAGAACCAGCGTATTCGCACACTGGAGCAGTTCCGAGAGGGCGAAGTGCAGGTCCTGGTAGCGACAGATGTAGCGGGTCGTGGCATTCATATCGATGATGTCAGCCATGTGATCAACTACACCTTGCCGGAAGATCCTGAAGACTACGTGCATCGTATTGGACGTACCGGCCGCGCAGGTGCCAAGGGAGTCTCCATCAGTTTTGTCGGTGAAGAGGATGCGTTCTCCCTGCCGGAGATCGAGCGCTTCATCGGTGACAAGCTGCCGTGTGAGCATCCGCCTGAAGGCTTGCTGTAAGTCCACTTGCCGTAAGCAAGATGTGGAGGTGTCACCCCGTGGCACCTCCCTGTTCTCTCTTGTGACTCGTCGCCCTGTGACCGGGACGCCCATGCTGGACGAAAATGCTTGACGAAACCCTCAAGAGCGATATCCAGAGCGCCTACCGGCGCATGCTGGACGGCCTCGACCTGACGCCGCGCTACGGTCAGCGGCTGATGATTGCAGAAATTTCACGCACCCTGGCCAACATCGAGAGCGATGATGCCGGAAAGCGCGTCAGTGACGAGCATGTCTGCGTACTGGAAGCGGGTACCGGGACAGGCAAGACGCTGGCCTATCTGCTTTCGGCGCTGCCTGTGGCTCAGGCGCGG carries:
- the rhlB gene encoding ATP-dependent RNA helicase RhlB → MSESEQTSTPAESHKPKRRRRKPRRRQSNWDLRQFKVPAVAGKWRFHDFDLPLPLMRAIHTLGFEYCTPIQAEALTQTLLGGDVVGKAQTGTGKTAAFLISMLAYFLEEETPDGQKSGAPRALILAPTRELALQIEKDAKALARYTSLKVTSVVGGMDYQKQRDGLNGPVDILVATPGRLLDFHQKRDIDLSQVEVLVLDEADRMLSMGFIPDVKRIIRYTPKPQERQTFLFSATFTEDILNLASQWTHEPAHVEIAVSVENAADIDQRVYMVGDADKQRLLVKLLQQEDFERVMVFGNRRDLVRNLLDLLKKADINVAMLSGDVAQNQRIRTLEQFREGEVQVLVATDVAGRGIHIDDVSHVINYTLPEDPEDYVHRIGRTGRAGAKGVSISFVGEEDAFSLPEIERFIGDKLPCEHPPEGLL